In Microbaculum marinisediminis, one DNA window encodes the following:
- a CDS encoding acyl-CoA synthetase, with amino-acid sequence MLPNASSYDELVKRFRWDIPERFNIAHFACDRWAARDPGRVAILNRLADGSVEKITYGTLSDRSNRFANALSAAGVKRGDRVALLLPQGPETAIAHLAAYKLGAIVIPLAMLFGVDALEYRLTDSGACALVTGADGLTKIARLENYPETLHTIFSVDGPGGDSPGGAEDFHAACDRASPHFEIADTGRDDPALIIYTSGTTGAAKGALHGHRVFPGHLPGVEMPHEFFPQPGDIAWTPADWAWAGGLLNILFPALYHGVPVVACRFEKFDPEFAFALMAELGIRNAFIPPTALRMMRGVRNPRDRWNISLRTVGSGGESLGAEVYDWAKQALGLTVNEFYGQTECNLVLSSCAAIGVSKPGAIGKPVPGHDVAVIDEDGNVLAPGEIGQIAVRRPDPVMFLEYWGRPEATDDKFVGDWMKTGDQGLVDEEGYFFFVGRDDDVITSAGYRIGPGEIEDCLIAHPAVALAAVVGKPDPVRTEIVKAFIVPREGVEPDDALVTDIQDFVRDRLAAHEYPREIAFLEEMPLTTTGKVIRRLLRDKS; translated from the coding sequence ATGCTGCCGAACGCCTCCTCTTACGACGAGCTCGTCAAACGGTTCCGCTGGGACATCCCGGAACGGTTCAATATCGCCCATTTCGCTTGCGACCGCTGGGCCGCGCGGGACCCCGGCCGGGTCGCGATCCTGAACAGGCTGGCCGACGGCTCGGTCGAGAAGATCACCTACGGAACGCTGAGCGACCGCTCGAACCGGTTCGCCAACGCGCTGTCCGCCGCCGGCGTCAAACGTGGCGACCGGGTGGCACTGCTGTTGCCGCAAGGCCCGGAAACGGCGATCGCGCATCTCGCAGCCTACAAACTGGGGGCGATCGTCATACCGCTCGCCATGCTGTTCGGCGTCGACGCGCTCGAATACCGGTTGACCGACTCCGGCGCCTGCGCGCTCGTCACCGGCGCGGACGGCCTTACCAAGATCGCCCGTCTCGAAAATTATCCCGAGACGCTGCACACCATCTTCTCCGTCGACGGGCCCGGCGGGGATAGTCCGGGTGGCGCCGAAGACTTTCACGCAGCCTGCGACCGCGCCTCGCCGCATTTCGAAATCGCGGACACCGGCCGAGACGACCCGGCCCTCATCATCTACACCTCCGGCACCACCGGCGCGGCGAAGGGCGCCTTGCACGGCCATCGCGTCTTCCCTGGCCATCTGCCCGGGGTGGAGATGCCGCACGAATTCTTCCCGCAGCCCGGCGACATCGCCTGGACGCCAGCCGACTGGGCCTGGGCGGGCGGCCTGCTCAATATCCTGTTTCCCGCGCTCTACCACGGCGTGCCGGTCGTCGCCTGCCGGTTCGAGAAGTTCGATCCCGAATTCGCCTTCGCGCTGATGGCCGAGCTCGGCATCCGCAACGCCTTCATCCCGCCGACGGCGCTTCGGATGATGCGCGGCGTCCGCAACCCGCGCGATCGCTGGAACATCTCGCTGCGCACGGTCGGTAGCGGCGGGGAATCGCTGGGCGCCGAGGTCTACGACTGGGCGAAGCAGGCGCTGGGCCTCACCGTCAACGAATTCTACGGTCAGACCGAATGCAATCTGGTGCTGTCCTCCTGCGCGGCCATAGGCGTGTCGAAACCGGGCGCCATCGGCAAGCCGGTGCCCGGCCACGACGTCGCGGTGATCGACGAGGACGGCAACGTTCTCGCTCCCGGCGAGATCGGTCAGATCGCCGTGCGCAGGCCCGATCCGGTGATGTTCCTGGAATACTGGGGCCGGCCCGAGGCGACCGACGACAAGTTCGTCGGCGACTGGATGAAGACCGGCGACCAGGGCCTCGTCGACGAGGAGGGATATTTCTTCTTCGTCGGCCGCGACGACGACGTGATCACCTCGGCCGGATACCGCATCGGCCCCGGCGAGATCGAGGACTGCCTGATCGCCCATCCCGCCGTGGCGCTGGCCGCCGTCGTCGGCAAGCCGGACCCTGTCCGCACGGAGATCGTAAAGGCCTTCATCGTTCCGCGAGAGGGCGTCGAGCCCGACGACGCGCTCGTGACCGATATCCAGGACTTCGTCCGCGACCGGCTGGCCGCCCACGAGTATCCGCGCGAGATCGCGTTCCTCGAGGAGATGCCGCTGACGACGACCGGCAAGGTCATACGCCGCCTGTTGCGCGATAAGAGCTGA
- a CDS encoding cyclic 2,3-diphosphoglycerate synthase, whose product MRDEGAPRRVVIMGAAGRDFHNFNTVYRGDRSVRVVAFTAAQIPDIAGRRYPAALAGALYPEGIPIIDEAGLAALCREEAIDTVVFAYSDVTHAHVMHQASIALAAGADFTLLGPKHTMLNAQVSVIAVCAVRTGCGKSQVTRWLSRLLKEKGLRVAVVRHPMPYGDIQRQAVQRFETRGDLDAADCTVEEREEYEPHLALGTVVYAGVDYRAILKRAEADADIILWDGGNNDFPFYVPDLMITLVDPMRAGHETAYHPGETVLRMADIVLVAKADAVDAGAIAEVSGTARRLNPDARIVRGASPVTLDDPARVKGRRVLVIEDGPTITHGGMAYGAGYVAAMRAGAEIVDPRAAAAAAPEIAAIYAKYPHIGAVLPAVGYSDDQLDALRRTINAAKVDVVISATPCDLAGLIDVSVPIVRVRYDYAEMDEPGLGDLVEAFLERRERG is encoded by the coding sequence ATGCGCGACGAGGGTGCGCCGCGGCGCGTCGTGATCATGGGCGCGGCCGGGCGCGACTTTCACAATTTCAACACCGTCTATCGCGGCGACCGCAGTGTCCGTGTCGTCGCCTTCACCGCCGCCCAGATCCCCGATATCGCCGGGCGCCGATACCCGGCCGCGCTCGCCGGGGCGCTCTATCCCGAAGGCATCCCGATCATCGACGAGGCCGGCCTGGCCGCGCTTTGCCGGGAAGAGGCCATCGATACCGTCGTCTTCGCCTATAGCGACGTGACGCACGCCCATGTGATGCATCAGGCGTCGATCGCGCTTGCCGCCGGCGCCGATTTCACACTGCTCGGGCCGAAGCACACGATGCTCAACGCCCAGGTGTCGGTGATCGCCGTCTGCGCCGTCAGAACCGGCTGCGGCAAGTCGCAGGTAACCCGCTGGCTTTCGCGGCTACTCAAGGAGAAGGGGCTGCGGGTGGCCGTGGTGCGGCATCCTATGCCGTATGGCGATATCCAGCGGCAGGCGGTGCAGCGCTTCGAAACGCGCGGCGATCTCGACGCGGCCGACTGCACTGTGGAAGAGCGCGAGGAATACGAGCCCCATCTGGCGCTCGGCACCGTCGTCTATGCCGGCGTCGACTACCGCGCGATCCTGAAACGGGCGGAAGCCGACGCCGACATCATCCTGTGGGACGGCGGCAACAACGATTTTCCCTTCTACGTGCCCGATTTGATGATCACCCTGGTCGATCCGATGCGGGCGGGCCACGAAACGGCCTATCACCCCGGCGAAACCGTGCTGCGCATGGCCGATATCGTGCTCGTCGCCAAGGCCGACGCGGTCGACGCGGGCGCGATAGCCGAGGTCAGCGGGACGGCGCGGCGGCTCAATCCGGACGCCCGGATCGTGCGCGGGGCCTCGCCGGTGACGCTCGACGATCCGGCGCGCGTCAAGGGCCGGCGCGTGCTGGTGATAGAGGACGGGCCGACGATCACTCATGGCGGCATGGCCTACGGCGCGGGCTATGTCGCGGCAATGCGTGCCGGCGCTGAGATCGTCGATCCGCGCGCGGCGGCGGCGGCGGCGCCGGAAATCGCAGCGATTTATGCGAAGTATCCGCATATCGGGGCGGTTCTGCCGGCCGTCGGCTACAGCGACGACCAGCTCGACGCGCTACGCAGAACCATCAACGCCGCGAAGGTCGATGTCGTGATCTCGGCCACGCCCTGCGATCTTGCCGGTCTGATCGATGTGAGCGTGCCGATCGTGCGGGTGCGCTACGATTATGCGGAAATGGACGAACCGGGGCTCGGCGACCTTGTCGAGGCGTTCCTCGAACGGCGCGAGCGCGGTTAA
- a CDS encoding GNAT family N-acetyltransferase — protein sequence MRKGTDRAAKAASAGARPERAEVARFVTETVDREGLVRIRDAWKALAGRAAEPNVFYDPDFALPAIEGLVAGAAIRALLVWCDDGPSGRRLTGVFPFIAKRRWSVPLSVGEAFIHPYAMSSAPLVDRQAVPETVAAFLDWLEGDTSPAAWLFRFLPEDGSLHAAFVDAAGLRKAALSRHGAYHRAVFDGGSVDERYLDVALGSKRRKEYRRLRRRLADHGEVTVTRAEAPDTVAAGIDAFLALEAAGWKGARGTAAALSPEIARMFKAIAAGLAASGQIRVDALTVDGKPVAVAVSCGEGTDWWFWKIAYDEDFATYSPGVQLVAEITQAAIAARDDETYDSCALPGIPMIERLWRQRRPYADVLIAPATLGGLRGMAGRLETWRRRMEWLAKRALSAIGKR from the coding sequence ATGCGAAAGGGCACAGACCGCGCGGCGAAAGCGGCATCCGCCGGCGCGCGGCCGGAGCGCGCCGAAGTCGCTCGATTCGTCACCGAAACGGTCGATCGGGAGGGCCTTGTCCGCATCCGCGACGCCTGGAAGGCGCTCGCCGGCCGGGCCGCCGAGCCGAATGTCTTCTACGATCCGGATTTCGCGTTGCCGGCGATCGAAGGCCTCGTTGCCGGCGCCGCCATTCGTGCACTGCTGGTGTGGTGCGACGACGGGCCGTCCGGGCGTAGGCTGACCGGCGTGTTTCCCTTCATCGCGAAGCGGCGCTGGAGCGTCCCGCTCAGCGTCGGCGAGGCGTTCATCCATCCCTACGCCATGTCCTCCGCTCCGCTGGTCGACAGGCAGGCGGTCCCGGAGACCGTCGCAGCCTTCCTCGACTGGCTTGAGGGCGACACGTCGCCGGCGGCCTGGCTGTTCCGCTTCCTGCCGGAAGACGGCTCCTTGCACGCGGCCTTTGTCGATGCGGCCGGCCTGCGCAAAGCCGCGCTCAGCCGTCATGGCGCCTACCATCGGGCGGTGTTCGACGGCGGCAGCGTCGATGAGCGCTATCTGGATGTCGCGCTTGGCAGCAAACGGCGGAAGGAATATCGCCGCCTTCGCCGCAGGCTCGCGGATCATGGCGAAGTGACCGTGACCCGCGCCGAGGCCCCTGACACGGTCGCCGCCGGGATAGACGCGTTCCTGGCGCTGGAGGCCGCCGGCTGGAAGGGCGCACGGGGGACGGCGGCAGCGTTGTCGCCGGAGATCGCGCGGATGTTCAAGGCCATCGCCGCGGGCCTGGCGGCTTCCGGACAGATCCGCGTCGATGCGCTCACGGTCGACGGCAAGCCCGTCGCCGTCGCGGTGAGCTGCGGCGAGGGCACCGACTGGTGGTTCTGGAAGATCGCCTATGACGAGGACTTCGCTACCTATTCCCCGGGTGTCCAGCTCGTCGCCGAGATCACCCAGGCCGCGATTGCCGCGCGGGACGACGAGACCTACGACTCCTGCGCGCTGCCCGGTATACCGATGATCGAGCGGCTGTGGCGCCAGCGCCGGCCCTATGCCGATGTCCTGATCGCGCCGGCGACGCTTGGCGGATTGCGGGGGATGGCCGGGCGCCTGGAAACGTGGCGGCGTCGGATGGAATGGCTCGCCAAGCGGGCGCTCTCCGCGATCGGCAAGCGCTAG
- a CDS encoding DUF3772 domain-containing protein, with the protein MTARRGRFAVIFTILAVLAVSLPAHGFAQTGTSGTAGQPQAGTALSAPAAAQSAIGQRADAWKLNLDNTLLAIQRDGVTDEELAAARTAAEDIIEQARALASQIEPDVAAIQARLDQLGPAPGENDPPETPDIAERRRAETAALAAADATLKKVRLAIVQAEQVVREVAAERRDRFSRSLLVRNHSILNPSLWIDGLQDVPKVTRGFTLLITDSWAVAVSRMNVESALVIAVAFIVAIVIGVFVRRFMRKFAPPIGEADTEVPRLQKLSRAVLVMVTDGILPVVAIAVVYLALDTSGLLTPRLIEMNRGMFAAVASFSFLFGLARGICAPLRPAWRPINLSDAAAAQTVASVTLIAGVLAVGGYLETANDVLVAPVSVEIVKRALAALLIAALIASALRRLASAWREIPLGEAGQTSLIWQWMHRIIWLSTFAIFAALITGFIALANFLAIQLVLAGAVFAIVWLLLGLIEETVNAVLVPTSRIGSFVASAFGISESGVMQLALVASGLLRILVVICGAVLVMLPWGFDTRQWNQWIQNAFFGFRIGGVTISLSSILGALIVLVIGLVATRAIQSWLANRFLPNTQLDLGLRNSIRTIAGYAGVILAAILSVTYMGLNLENVALLAGALSVGIGFGLQSIVSNFVSGLILLAERPIKEGDWIVVGAEQGNVRKISIRSTEIETFDRATVIVPNSDLITGTVKNWMHSNMMGRVVIPIGVAYGADPETVRDILLDIARGHPNVLAYPEPRVYFMDFGDSSLVFNLFAYIGDVNNSLTVRSDFRFEILKRFREASIEIPFPQRDINLRDIDRLEEAIGGRSRSTEKPAE; encoded by the coding sequence ATGACAGCGCGCCGCGGGCGATTTGCGGTGATTTTCACGATCCTGGCCGTCCTGGCGGTATCCCTGCCGGCGCATGGCTTCGCGCAAACCGGCACATCCGGCACGGCAGGACAACCGCAAGCCGGCACCGCGCTCTCGGCACCGGCTGCGGCGCAATCCGCGATCGGCCAGCGGGCCGACGCCTGGAAACTCAACCTCGACAACACCCTGCTCGCCATTCAGCGCGACGGCGTGACGGATGAGGAGCTCGCGGCCGCACGGACCGCAGCCGAGGACATCATCGAACAGGCGCGCGCCCTGGCCTCCCAGATCGAGCCCGATGTCGCGGCGATCCAGGCGCGGCTCGATCAACTCGGCCCGGCGCCCGGCGAGAACGATCCGCCGGAGACACCGGACATTGCCGAACGCCGCAGGGCGGAGACAGCCGCGCTGGCGGCGGCGGACGCGACCCTGAAGAAGGTCCGGCTCGCCATCGTCCAGGCCGAGCAGGTCGTTCGCGAAGTTGCGGCCGAGCGACGTGACCGCTTCTCCCGGTCGCTTTTGGTGCGCAACCACAGCATTCTCAATCCGTCTCTCTGGATTGACGGGCTGCAGGACGTTCCGAAAGTCACGCGCGGCTTTACCCTGCTGATCACAGATTCCTGGGCGGTCGCTGTTTCTCGAATGAACGTCGAATCAGCGCTAGTCATCGCCGTGGCATTCATCGTTGCGATCGTGATCGGCGTTTTCGTGCGCCGCTTCATGCGCAAGTTCGCCCCGCCGATCGGCGAAGCCGACACAGAGGTGCCGCGTCTTCAGAAGCTGTCCCGCGCGGTTCTGGTAATGGTGACGGACGGCATCCTACCGGTGGTCGCCATCGCGGTCGTCTATCTGGCGCTGGATACCAGCGGCCTGCTCACGCCCCGCCTGATCGAGATGAACCGCGGCATGTTCGCTGCGGTTGCCAGCTTCAGCTTCCTGTTTGGACTGGCCCGCGGCATCTGTGCGCCGCTGCGGCCGGCCTGGCGCCCCATCAACCTGTCCGATGCCGCTGCAGCCCAGACCGTTGCATCGGTGACCCTGATCGCCGGCGTTCTCGCCGTCGGCGGCTATCTGGAAACGGCCAACGACGTGCTGGTCGCGCCGGTTTCGGTCGAGATCGTAAAGCGCGCTCTGGCCGCTCTGTTGATCGCCGCCCTCATAGCGAGCGCATTGCGGCGGCTTGCCTCCGCCTGGCGCGAGATCCCTCTTGGCGAAGCCGGCCAGACCAGCCTTATCTGGCAATGGATGCACCGCATCATCTGGCTTTCGACCTTCGCCATCTTCGCGGCACTGATCACCGGATTCATCGCGCTCGCCAATTTCCTCGCTATCCAGCTCGTACTGGCCGGCGCCGTGTTCGCGATCGTCTGGCTGCTGCTCGGACTGATAGAAGAAACGGTCAATGCCGTTCTGGTTCCCACCAGCCGTATCGGCAGCTTCGTCGCTTCGGCTTTCGGCATCAGCGAAAGCGGTGTCATGCAGCTCGCTCTGGTGGCGAGCGGCCTGCTGCGCATTCTGGTCGTCATCTGCGGCGCCGTTCTGGTCATGCTGCCCTGGGGCTTCGATACCCGCCAGTGGAACCAATGGATCCAGAATGCCTTCTTCGGCTTCAGGATTGGCGGCGTAACGATTTCGCTGTCGTCGATCCTCGGCGCGCTGATCGTGCTCGTCATCGGCCTGGTGGCGACGCGGGCGATCCAGAGCTGGCTTGCCAATCGCTTCCTGCCCAATACGCAGCTCGATCTGGGCCTGCGCAATTCGATCCGGACCATTGCGGGCTACGCCGGCGTCATCCTCGCCGCGATCCTCTCCGTCACCTATATGGGCCTCAACCTGGAGAACGTCGCTCTGCTGGCCGGTGCCCTGTCCGTCGGCATTGGTTTCGGTCTCCAGTCGATCGTCAGCAACTTCGTTTCAGGCCTTATCCTTCTTGCCGAACGGCCGATAAAGGAAGGCGACTGGATCGTCGTCGGCGCCGAACAGGGCAATGTCCGGAAGATTTCCATCCGCTCGACCGAGATAGAGACCTTCGATCGGGCGACCGTCATCGTCCCCAATTCCGACCTGATTACCGGTACGGTCAAAAACTGGATGCATTCCAACATGATGGGCCGCGTCGTCATCCCCATCGGCGTGGCCTATGGCGCCGATCCGGAGACGGTGCGCGATATCCTGCTCGATATCGCCCGGGGGCATCCCAACGTTCTGGCCTATCCCGAGCCGCGGGTCTATTTCATGGACTTCGGCGACTCCTCGCTCGTGTTCAACCTCTTTGCCTATATCGGCGACGTGAACAACTCGCTGACCGTACGCAGCGACTTCCGGTTCGAGATCCTGAAGCGCTTCCGCGAGGCCAGCATCGAAATTCCGTTCCCGCAGCGCGACATCAACCTGCGCGACATCGACCGGCTCGAGGAAGCGATCGGTGGGCGCTCCCGCTCAACGGAGAAACCGGCCGAATGA
- a CDS encoding CAP domain-containing protein, with translation MIPFARAFVLRLAIAAVVPTLLTGCFGPDSGSRSPLYANLAEVAGDLDEASALGMVNAYRAKNGLSDVTLDDRLNGLARDYARDLAAAASKGAAIRPDGKLEARLAAAGYETAEVKESVSAGYYTLAEAFSGWRDSEPHRDTMLFEPAENLGIAAVYLPGTKYKVYWVLIMAKPT, from the coding sequence ATGATCCCGTTCGCGCGCGCGTTCGTTCTGCGGCTGGCCATAGCGGCGGTCGTGCCGACATTGCTGACCGGCTGCTTCGGCCCGGACTCCGGGTCCCGGTCACCGCTCTACGCGAACCTCGCCGAGGTCGCCGGCGACCTCGACGAGGCCTCGGCACTCGGCATGGTTAACGCCTATCGCGCCAAGAACGGCCTGTCGGACGTCACACTCGATGACAGGCTGAACGGCCTCGCGCGCGACTACGCCCGCGATCTCGCGGCAGCCGCCAGCAAAGGCGCGGCGATCCGGCCCGACGGCAAGCTGGAAGCGCGGCTCGCCGCAGCCGGATATGAGACCGCAGAGGTCAAGGAATCGGTCAGCGCCGGCTACTACACGTTGGCCGAGGCGTTTTCCGGCTGGCGCGACAGCGAACCGCACCGGGACACCATGCTGTTCGAGCCCGCCGAGAACCTCGGCATTGCCGCGGTCTATCTGCCCGGCACCAAATACAAGGTCTACTGGGTGCTGATCATGGCCAAGCCCACCTGA
- a CDS encoding lipopolysaccharide biosynthesis protein has protein sequence MSEITSANQQDDAGVPRGRIARGRRLVVDILRAETDRTLAQRTAVIAFFIRASSAAIALVSQILLARWLGSHEYGVFAFAFVTLVIVGGLLPMGFPTAGQRFIAEYAEAGQSGLLRGFLDGSRLLMVAIGTTVSLLGALGLWLFGDLIDRQYLLPLYLILVCLPAYALMEVQDGIARNYSWIDLALALPYLVRPLIIIAIVGGTMLAAGSADAITGAYALIGAIWFTGVLQTLLLELRLRRRVPKVARVYAWKPWVITSLPIFLVESFYMLLTNTDVLVLSIYESPDKIGIYYAAVKTLALISFVPFAVTAASAHKYAEYGATGDRAKLEAFVRDTVNWTFWPALAATLAMLAAGKPLLWLFGPEFVDGYPLLFILVLGLMARAMVGPVDRVMNMLGQQNVCALIYAVAFALNLVLNFTLIPLFGLAGAAWATSLALIAESILLFFGARARLGLHVFILNGKR, from the coding sequence GTGAGCGAGATAACCTCCGCGAACCAGCAGGACGATGCGGGTGTGCCGCGCGGGCGGATCGCCCGCGGGCGCCGTCTGGTCGTCGACATACTGCGCGCCGAGACCGACCGGACGCTGGCCCAGCGCACCGCCGTCATCGCCTTCTTCATCCGTGCGTCGAGTGCGGCGATCGCGCTCGTCTCGCAGATCCTGCTGGCGCGCTGGCTGGGCAGCCATGAATATGGCGTCTTCGCCTTCGCCTTCGTGACGCTGGTGATCGTCGGCGGCCTGTTGCCGATGGGCTTTCCGACGGCAGGCCAGCGGTTCATCGCCGAATATGCCGAAGCCGGCCAGTCCGGCCTGCTGCGCGGTTTCCTGGACGGCAGCCGCCTGCTGATGGTGGCGATCGGCACGACAGTGTCGCTGCTCGGCGCCCTCGGCCTATGGCTGTTCGGCGACCTGATCGACCGGCAATACCTGCTGCCGCTCTACCTGATCCTCGTCTGCCTGCCGGCCTATGCGCTGATGGAGGTCCAGGACGGCATCGCGCGCAACTACTCGTGGATCGACCTGGCGCTGGCCCTGCCCTATCTGGTGCGGCCGCTGATCATCATCGCCATCGTCGGCGGCACCATGCTCGCCGCCGGTAGCGCCGACGCGATCACCGGTGCCTACGCGCTGATCGGCGCGATCTGGTTCACCGGTGTGCTGCAAACGCTGTTACTCGAACTGCGGCTCCGGCGTCGCGTGCCGAAAGTCGCGCGTGTTTACGCCTGGAAGCCGTGGGTGATCACCTCTCTGCCGATCTTCCTGGTCGAGAGCTTCTACATGCTACTCACCAATACGGACGTGCTGGTGCTGTCGATCTACGAAAGCCCGGACAAGATCGGCATCTACTATGCCGCGGTGAAGACCTTGGCGCTGATCTCGTTCGTCCCCTTCGCGGTGACGGCTGCCTCCGCGCACAAATATGCTGAGTACGGCGCGACCGGAGACCGGGCCAAGCTCGAGGCCTTCGTGCGCGATACCGTGAACTGGACGTTCTGGCCGGCGCTCGCGGCGACACTGGCGATGCTCGCGGCCGGCAAGCCGCTGCTGTGGCTGTTCGGGCCGGAATTCGTCGACGGCTATCCGCTGCTGTTCATTCTCGTGCTGGGCCTGATGGCGCGGGCGATGGTCGGGCCTGTGGACCGGGTCATGAACATGCTCGGCCAGCAGAACGTGTGCGCGCTGATCTACGCGGTCGCCTTCGCGCTCAATCTGGTGCTCAACTTCACCCTGATCCCGCTGTTCGGGCTTGCCGGCGCCGCCTGGGCGACGAGCCTCGCGCTGATCGCGGAATCGATCTTGCTGTTCTTCGGGGCAAGGGCGCGGCTCGGCCTGCATGTCTTCATTCTGAACGGCAAGCGCTGA
- the arcC gene encoding carbamate kinase: protein MRPPSTRLVAALGGNALLRRGEPLTAANQRRNVAVAASALAPIAASHSLVVTHGNGPQVGLLALQGAAYRATDAYPLDVLDAETEGQIGYLIEQELMNRLPAGRRCATVLTQIEVDRNDPAFAAPTKPIGPVYSQADSRRLQDDRGWTFCRDGVGYRRVVASPEPRRIFEIGVIELLVENGVIVICAGGGGIPVVRRDDGGLVGVEAVIDKDKASALLATQVRAGALLLLTDVDGVYLDCDTPKARRIKRISPDAIRRHRFAEGSMGPKVEAACRFVEATGGTAGIGALKDAAAILAGAAGTAITARATATEFWD, encoded by the coding sequence ATGAGGCCGCCATCGACGCGTCTCGTCGCCGCGCTCGGCGGCAACGCCTTGCTCAGGCGCGGCGAACCGCTGACCGCCGCCAACCAGCGCCGCAACGTCGCGGTCGCCGCCAGCGCGCTCGCCCCGATCGCGGCGTCCCACAGCCTCGTCGTCACTCACGGCAACGGCCCGCAGGTGGGCCTCCTCGCCCTTCAGGGGGCCGCCTACCGCGCCACGGACGCCTATCCGCTCGACGTCCTCGACGCCGAGACCGAAGGCCAGATCGGCTACCTGATCGAGCAGGAGCTGATGAACCGGCTGCCGGCCGGCCGTCGCTGCGCGACGGTACTGACCCAGATCGAGGTGGACCGGAACGACCCGGCCTTCGCCGCGCCGACCAAGCCGATCGGCCCGGTCTATTCGCAAGCCGACTCGCGGCGACTCCAAGACGACCGCGGCTGGACCTTTTGCCGCGACGGAGTCGGCTATCGCCGAGTGGTTGCCTCGCCGGAGCCCAGGCGCATTTTCGAGATCGGCGTCATCGAGCTGCTCGTCGAAAACGGCGTCATCGTCATCTGCGCCGGCGGCGGCGGCATCCCGGTCGTGCGCCGCGACGACGGCGGTCTCGTCGGCGTCGAAGCGGTGATCGACAAGGACAAGGCAAGCGCCCTGCTGGCCACGCAAGTGCGGGCCGGGGCGTTGCTGCTGCTTACCGATGTCGACGGTGTCTATCTCGACTGTGACACGCCCAAGGCACGGAGAATAAAGCGGATTTCGCCGGACGCGATCCGCCGGCACCGCTTCGCCGAGGGCTCCATGGGCCCGAAGGTCGAGGCCGCCTGCCGCTTTGTCGAGGCGACCGGCGGCACCGCCGGCATCGGCGCGCTGAAGGATGCCGCGGCGATACTTGCCGGCGCGGCCGGCACCGCGATCACCGCGCGCGCGACCGCAACGGAGTTCTGGGATTAA
- a CDS encoding DUF924 family protein — protein MTDLATPTDVLDFWWSAGPTKWYAGGEAFDEACRQRFEALLEHTASGGLEDWEATPQGALALIIVLDQLSRNILRGSPRAFAQDERAVGVSERAIAAGYDKLWPVPARNFFYMPFMHAEDIDLQARCCDFFRAHADQDGYFYALVHLDAIRRFGRFPHRNTVLGRESTPEERAYLDSGGFSA, from the coding sequence ATGACCGATCTCGCCACGCCGACCGACGTCCTCGACTTCTGGTGGTCGGCCGGTCCGACCAAATGGTACGCCGGCGGCGAGGCGTTCGACGAAGCCTGTCGCCAGCGCTTCGAAGCCCTGCTTGAACACACCGCGTCAGGTGGACTCGAGGATTGGGAAGCCACGCCGCAAGGGGCGCTTGCCCTCATCATCGTGCTCGACCAGTTGTCCCGGAATATTCTTCGCGGAAGCCCGCGCGCCTTTGCGCAGGACGAACGGGCGGTCGGCGTTTCCGAACGTGCGATCGCCGCAGGCTACGACAAACTCTGGCCGGTGCCAGCGCGCAATTTCTTCTACATGCCATTCATGCATGCCGAGGATATCGACCTGCAGGCGCGCTGCTGCGACTTCTTCCGCGCCCATGCGGACCAGGATGGCTACTTCTACGCGCTGGTGCACCTGGATGCGATACGCCGTTTCGGGCGTTTTCCCCACCGAAACACGGTTCTCGGCCGCGAGTCGACGCCGGAGGAGCGGGCCTACCTGGACTCCGGCGGGTTCTCTGCCTGA
- a CDS encoding DedA family protein, with the protein MIESLFTDAEGFVRAHGPVAAGAIIFLESFGAPLPGESLLILSGTLAARGEISLIALLVWAWCGAVLGDSVGFLVGRTLGRTLILHHGRRFGLTHERFAKVESVFTRYGPIAVVFARFFDILRQLNGLVAGTAGMPFPRFLLFNVIGGFLWVGTWGLGAWYFAGHVSSISDLAHRLGPWGIAAAVATALCAVGLVLLLARTVPSSAPTDRP; encoded by the coding sequence ATGATCGAGTCGCTTTTCACCGATGCGGAGGGCTTCGTCCGCGCCCATGGCCCGGTCGCGGCCGGCGCGATCATCTTTCTGGAATCCTTTGGTGCCCCGCTTCCGGGCGAATCCCTGCTGATTCTGTCCGGAACGCTCGCCGCCCGCGGCGAGATATCCTTGATCGCCCTGCTCGTCTGGGCGTGGTGCGGCGCGGTCCTCGGGGACAGCGTCGGCTTTCTCGTCGGGCGCACGCTCGGCCGCACCCTGATCCTCCATCACGGGCGCCGCTTCGGCCTCACCCACGAACGGTTCGCCAAGGTCGAATCCGTCTTCACCCGCTACGGCCCGATCGCCGTCGTTTTCGCCCGTTTCTTCGACATCCTGCGGCAACTGAACGGTCTTGTCGCCGGTACCGCCGGCATGCCGTTCCCGCGATTTCTGCTGTTCAACGTGATCGGAGGCTTCCTTTGGGTTGGCACCTGGGGGCTCGGCGCCTGGTACTTCGCCGGACATGTCTCCAGCATCTCCGACCTTGCGCATCGCCTTGGCCCCTGGGGGATCGCTGCGGCCGTCGCCACGGCGCTCTGCGCCGTCGGCCTGGTCCTGCTCCTTGCCAGAACGGTGCCATCATCGGCCCCGACCGACCGCCCCTGA